A stretch of Lactuca sativa cultivar Salinas chromosome 6, Lsat_Salinas_v11, whole genome shotgun sequence DNA encodes these proteins:
- the LOC111886921 gene encoding uncharacterized protein LOC111886921 — protein sequence MSNIAKLEFTALETSRKNYVPWMIDVKLHLESMGISNAIHEFNNCLAQDKAKAQVFLHKHIDEMLRFEYLDVNDPSVLWNLLKEKFDHQKEVILPNARDEWRTLRFQDFKKVNEYNSALFRICSQLKYCGQEVTDEDILEKTYSTFHATNINLMQQYQLQKFIKYSELNTCLLVVYKNNELLMKNQESRPMGSVALPEANAKNIDGNNRGHGQKRNNYQSLQRSNIHIQEKPKVARHDVGTSQKSDGSYYRCGSTGHWSRTCRTPAHLCQLYRESIKGKGKEANLIDNVECTPLTVVDFCNDMEDIN from the exons ATGTCCAACATTGCAAAGCTCGAGTTTACTGCACTTGAAACTAGTAGGAAAAACTATGTGCCATGGATGATAGATGTAAAATTGCATCTTGAGTCTATGGGAATCTCAAATGCTATACATGAATTTAATAATTGTTTGGCACAAGACAAGGCGAAAGCACAAGTTTTCCTTCATAAGCATATTGATGAAATGTTAAGATTTGAATATCTTGATGTTAATGATCCAAGTGTTCTCTGGAATCTCTTGAAAGAAAAATTTGATCATCAAAAGGAAGTTATACTTCCAAATGCTAGAGATGAATGGAGAACACTGAGGTTTCAAGACTTCAAGAAAGTAAATGAATACAACTCAGCTTTATTCAGAATATGTTCACAACTCAAGTATTGTGGACAAGAAGTTACTGATGAAGATATATTGGAGAAAACgtactccacatttcatgcaaCAAACATTAACTTGATGCAACAATATCAATTGCAAAAGTTCATAAAATATTCTGAATTGAATACATGCCTACTTGTTGTATATAAAAACAATGAGCTCTTGATGAAAAACCAAGAATCTCGTCCAATGGGATCAGTAGCACTTCCTGAAGCAAATGCTAAAAATATTGATG GTAATAATCGTGGTCATGGCCAGAAAAGAAATAATTACCAATCTTTACAAAGAAGCAATATCCATATACAAGAAAAGCCCAAAGTAGCAAGGCATGATGTTGGCACATCACAAAAATCTGATGGTTCATATTATAGATGTGGTAGCACAGGCCATTGGTCAAGGACCTGTCGCACACCTGCACATCTTTGTCAACTTTATCGAGAGTCcattaaaggaaaaggaaaagaagcAAACCTCATTGATAATGTTGAATGCACTCCGCTAACTGTTGTTGATTTCTGCAATGACATGGAAGACATAAACTAA
- the LOC122194735 gene encoding uncharacterized protein LOC122194735 has translation MRLMDVVTTYLYGSLYSDIYMKIHEGFKMPEALRAKPKEMYSIKFQRSLYGLKQSGRMWYNRLSDYLTTVYVNDLNIIRTNKEILEAIELLKKEFEMKDLDAGYLSDPHKARSQTGYVFMNGGTAISRCSQKQTLVATSSNHAEIIVLNEASRECIWLRSMRQLILSSCGLDKDKCPILIYEDNLACVTQMKEGYIKSDMTKHIPPKFFEYIQELKKDQKVKIEYVQSSNNVAIFKHVHGIGMRHVHNT, from the exons ATGCGTCTTATGGATGTTGTTACAACTTACTTGTACGGATCACTTTATAGTGATATCTATATGAAAATCCATGAAGGATTTAAAATGCCTGAAGCATTACGTGCAAAACCCAAAGAAATGTATTCTATAAAATTTCAAAGATCTTTGTATGGGTTAAAGCAGTCTGGGCGCATGTGGTACAATCGTTTAAGCGATTATTTGACAA CGGTCTACGTTAATGATCTAAACATCAttagaacgaataaagaaatcCTAGAAGCGATTGAACTTTTAAAGAAAGAATTTGAAATGAAAGATCTTG ATGCAGGCTATTTATCTGATCCTCATAAAGCTAGATCTCAAACTGGATACGTGTTCATGAACGGAGGAACCGCAATTTCCCGGTGCTCTCAAAAGCAAACACTTGTCGCTACGTCCTCAAATCATGCTGAAATAATTGTACTAAATGAAGCTAGTAGAGAATGCATATGGTTAAGATCGATGAGACAACTCATTTTGTCTTCATGTGGACTAGATAAAGATAAATGTCCAATATTAATTTATGAAGATAACCTAGCATGTGTCACTCAAATGAAAGAAGGATATATCAAGAGCGACATGACAAAACACATACCTCCAAAGTTTTTTGAGTACATTCAAGAGCTTAAAAAAGATCAAAAGGTTAAGATAGAATATGTTCAATCTAGCAACAATGTTGCAATATTCAAACATGTACATGGCATCGGAATGCGACATGTGCATAACACGTAA